The Oscillospiraceae bacterium genome contains a region encoding:
- a CDS encoding DNA methyltransferase — protein MNSPIGWIGGKRALRQEIIALFPQDGVGRYIEVFFGAGWVFFGREKRPGQLEVINDRNGQLVNLFRCIKYHRAALQEELEWLVSAREIFFTAMDQLNTDGLTDIQRAARFFYVLKNSFGNNQKTFATSGKGVGCSIDYLKQVQLRLKGVKIENRDFEPILKTYDRPDALFYLDPPYLGTEKNYEGTFGWKDHLRLAANLKELKGRFVLSYNDDPRIRELYDWCDIKATARREILSGVGKNQGFFKEIIIRNY, from the coding sequence ATGAATAGTCCAATCGGTTGGATCGGCGGCAAACGCGCCCTACGTCAAGAGATTATTGCGCTCTTCCCGCAGGACGGTGTGGGCCGTTATATCGAGGTGTTTTTTGGTGCTGGATGGGTGTTTTTCGGACGTGAAAAACGTCCCGGCCAGCTCGAAGTCATCAATGACAGAAACGGGCAGCTGGTCAATTTATTCCGGTGCATCAAATATCACAGAGCTGCCCTCCAGGAAGAGCTGGAGTGGCTTGTTTCCGCGCGTGAGATATTCTTCACTGCCATGGATCAGTTGAATACTGATGGGCTCACAGATATTCAGCGGGCGGCACGGTTTTTCTACGTGCTCAAAAATTCGTTTGGAAATAACCAAAAAACCTTTGCAACTTCGGGCAAGGGAGTCGGATGTTCTATTGACTATCTGAAGCAAGTGCAGCTCCGGCTGAAAGGCGTCAAAATTGAAAACCGTGATTTTGAACCCATTTTGAAAACCTATGATCGGCCGGATGCCTTATTTTATCTGGACCCTCCATATCTTGGAACTGAGAAAAACTATGAAGGTACGTTCGGATGGAAAGACCACTTGCGGCTGGCCGCAAATCTTAAAGAGCTCAAGGGCCGGTTTGTGCTTTCGTACAACGACGATCCGCGTATTCGGGAGTTATATGACTGGTGTGATATAAAAGCCACTGCACGAAGGGAAATATTGTCCGGAGTTGGGAAAAACCAAGGTTTCTTTAAGGAAATAATCATCCGTAATTATTAA
- a CDS encoding site-specific integrase translates to MSAKKLKKIAVTIGFKADNTPIKKAFYGRSTAQAKNRAERWLESHGTPEKQADILTLGGWAARWLNVYKKPDVTPTAYTTTYEITVRRHILPALGSCVMMDITPMDIKAFYNSVSHLSKSVCSKIKMCLNGIFDTAVENGLCEHNPAHKVKIESTATPRVKEVFSNAEIEIASAWFLQTMPEVVLALETGVRRGELLGFFKSDFDTRRHVYSVARTVRKPRGQAPETAAPKSLSYRTNPLSNRALQAVELLRQRYPDSPYLIPGPDGGLMRPDTWSRRLKTEMDRMAQRHENMPRLTAHELRHTHGTYLRRHGVDIYSIAKVLGHKDVEVTARIYVHNELHELRKALRWMQRRKPLQSVPAA, encoded by the coding sequence ATGAGTGCAAAAAAGCTAAAAAAGATTGCTGTAACCATCGGTTTTAAAGCCGATAATACCCCTATTAAAAAGGCATTTTATGGCCGTTCAACGGCCCAGGCAAAAAACCGCGCAGAGCGATGGCTGGAAAGCCATGGCACGCCGGAGAAGCAGGCCGACATACTCACCCTGGGCGGTTGGGCCGCCCGCTGGCTGAACGTGTACAAGAAGCCGGACGTCACGCCCACCGCTTATACGACCACTTATGAAATAACAGTGCGGCGGCACATTCTCCCGGCACTGGGGAGCTGCGTCATGATGGATATAACCCCCATGGACATCAAGGCGTTCTATAACAGTGTATCTCACCTGTCAAAGTCTGTCTGCAGCAAAATTAAAATGTGCCTCAACGGGATATTTGATACAGCGGTCGAGAATGGCCTGTGCGAGCATAATCCGGCCCACAAGGTAAAAATCGAGAGCACAGCTACACCGCGTGTCAAGGAGGTGTTTTCAAATGCAGAAATCGAGATCGCCTCCGCCTGGTTCCTTCAGACCATGCCGGAGGTGGTCCTGGCGCTGGAAACCGGCGTGCGCCGGGGCGAACTACTGGGTTTTTTCAAGTCGGATTTCGACACCCGACGGCATGTTTACAGCGTCGCCCGCACCGTGCGAAAACCTCGCGGACAAGCCCCGGAGACAGCCGCACCGAAGTCTTTGAGCTATCGCACAAATCCTCTGTCAAACCGCGCTCTGCAAGCTGTGGAACTGCTGCGGCAGAGATATCCAGACAGCCCATATCTGATTCCGGGCCCGGATGGCGGGCTGATGCGCCCGGACACCTGGAGCCGCAGGCTCAAGACGGAAATGGACCGGATGGCACAAAGGCATGAAAACATGCCGCGCCTTACAGCCCACGAGCTGCGGCACACACATGGGACCTATCTGCGCCGCCATGGCGTGGATATTTATAGCATCGCAAAAGTTCTCGGGCATAAGGACGTGGAAGTCACAGCCCGCATCTATGTACACAATGAATTACACGAATTACGCAAGGCGCTGCGCTGGATGCAGCGCCGAAAACCCTTGCAGTCCGTCCCGGCTGCTTAA